The genome window GGTCTCGCGGCTCACCTTCTCCGCTTTTTCACGGCGGTCGCCGGAGAGCATCACGGTGTGTTCCACGCCCTGCGTTTTCAACTGTGCTAGGGTGTCTTTGATGCCGGGTTTGAGGGTGTCGGAAAACGTCACGCAACCCAGATAGAAATCGTTCTTCGCGGCATGGACGGCGCTGTGTGACTTAGCCGGGATGGGGTCTATGAAGCCGAATTCCTTCAAAAAGGCCTCCGAACCTGCCAGCAGGCGATCCTGGCCATATTGGAGCAGAACTCCGCGGCCGGGGTATTCAGAATAGGCATTCACCAATGCAGGATCGAAATCACCTTCGTAGGCGCTGCGGATGGCTTTGGCAAAGGGATGCGAGCTGCTGTGTTCCGCCAGCCAAAGGCTGTGCATGAGTTCAACGGGCTCGCTGCCTTCGCGGACGAAAACCTTTTCCACCTTCATCTCGCCAGTGGTGAGGGTTCCGGTTTTGTCAAACACCACTGTTTTCACCCGGTGCAACACGTCCAGATACTCGCTGCCCTTGAAGATGATGCCCTTTTTAGCCGCCACGCCGATGCCGATGTAATAGGAAAGCGGGATGGAAATCACCAGCGCGCAGGGGCAGGAAACGATGAGGAAAACCAGGCTACGCCGGAACCAGACGGCAGCCGGATGTCCAAGTATTGTGGGGATGAGGAAGACCAGGATGGCGATGCCGACCA of Candidatus Cloacimonadota bacterium contains these proteins:
- the cadA gene encoding cadmium-translocating P-type ATPase, yielding GRLEIKVTSSEAESTVTRILNLIENAGTRKSQQEKFITRIARIYTPVVVGIAILVFLIPTILGHPAAVWFRRSLVFLIVSCPCALVISIPLSYYIGIGVAAKKGIIFKGSEYLDVLHRVKTVVFDKTGTLTTGEMKVEKVFVREGSEPVELMHSLWLAEHSSSHPFAKAIRSAYEGDFDPALVNAYSEYPGRGVLLQYGQDRLLAGSEAFLKEFGFIDPIPAKSHSAVHAAKNDFYLGCVTFSDTLKPGIKDTLAQLKTQGVEHTVMLSGDRREKAEKVSRETGLDEFHAELLPSHKLERLEEIMAREQGKTAFVGDGMNDAPALARADAGIAMGAIGNQASVETADIVLLNDKPEQLAAAFSISRRTGMLVAQNIAIALGVKALVMVLGVGGISGLWEAIIADVGVTLIVIFNSLRLLRSERRA